Proteins encoded together in one Centropristis striata isolate RG_2023a ecotype Rhode Island chromosome 6, C.striata_1.0, whole genome shotgun sequence window:
- the LOC131973249 gene encoding E3 ubiquitin-protein ligase TRIM39-like isoform X1: MSAAASCLLTEDQFLCCICLDVFTDPVSTPCGHNFCKTCITKHWDVNVPYQCPNCKKVFYTRPELQVNTFISEVAAHSSEQQVTKPGEVPCDICTGTKLKALKSCLVCLESYCETHLEPHLTRSALKRHQLIDPVENLEGRMCPKHDKLLELFCKTDQTCVCMLCTVLNHKTHDVVPLKEEYEGKKAELGKTDAEIQQMIQKRRLKIEEIKHSVELSKEDADRETADGVQVFTALKESVERSQAELIDTIKEKQRKTEKQAEGFIKELEQEISELKKRSTEVKQLSQSEDHLHLLQSFTSLNAAPPTKDWTEVTVHPPSYEGTVVRAVNQLEETLSKQMTKLFEAELKRVQQSAVDLTLDPDTAQTNLILSDDGKQVKHGDVRKKLPDSPERFDYCACVLAKQSFSSGRFYYEVQVKGKTKWTLGVARESINRKGDITLTPQNGFWTIWLRNENEYKAHADPAVRLSLKSRPEKVGVFVDYEEGLVSFYDVDAAALLYSFTGCCFTEKLYPYFSPCNNDAGKNSAPLIISPVNHTE, from the exons atgtctgctgctgccagctgtCTGCTGACTGAAGATCAGTTTCTGTGCTGCATCTGTCTGGATGTGTTCACTGATCCAGTCAGCACTCCATGTGGACACAACTTCTGCAAAACCTGCATCACTAAACACTGGGATGTTAATGTCCCATATCAGTGTCCCAACTGTAAAAAGGTTTTCTACACAAGACCTGAGCTGCAGGTGAATACTTTCATCTCTGAGGTGGCTGCTCA cagctcagagcagcAAGTTACTAAACCAGGAGAAGTTCCCTGTGACATCTGCACTGGAACCAAACTGAAGGCCCTGAAGTCCTGCCTGGTGTGTCTGGAGTCCTACTGTGAGACTCACCTGGAGCCTCATCTGACAAGGTCGGCTCTAAAAAGACATCAGCTGATCGACCCTGTGGAGAACCTGGAAGGCAGGATGTGTCCGAAGCACGATAAACTGCTGGAGCTGTTCTGTAAGACCGACCAGACGTGTGTCTGCATGCTCTGCACTGTTTTAAACCACAAGACACACGATGTTGTTCCTCTGAAAGAAGAATATGAAGGAAAGAAGGCCGAGCTGGGGAAGACAGACGCAGAAATtcagcagatgatccagaagagACGATTGAAGATTGAAGAGATCAAACACTCAGTGGAGCTCAGTAAGGaagatgcagacagagagacagcagatgGTGTTCAGGTCTTCACCGCTCTGAAGGAGTCTGTTGAGAGAAGCCAGGCCGAGCTCATCGACACGatcaaagagaagcagagaaagacagagaaacaggctgaagGCTTCATCAAAGAGCTGGAACAGGAAATCTCTGAGCTGAAGAAGAGAAGCACTGAGGTGAAGCAGCTCTCACAGTCTGaagaccacctccacctcctccaaagCTTCACCTCCCTGAACGCTGCTCCACCCACCAAAGACTGGACAGAAGTCACCGTCCATCCACCTTCATATGAGGGGACTGTGGTGAGAGCTGTGAATCAGCTGGAGGAGACGCTCAGTAAACAGATGACGAAGCTGTTTGAGGCTGAGCTGAAGAGGGTCCAGCAGTCTGCAGTGGATCTGACACTCGATCCTGATACAGCACAAACCAACCTCATCCTGTCTGATGAtggaaaacaagtgaaacatgGTGATGTAAGGAAGAAACTCCCAGACAGCCCAGAGAGATTTGATTATTGTGCCTGTGTCTTAGCAAAGCAGAGTTTCTCTTCAGGAAGATTTTACTACGAGGTTCAGGTTAAAGGGAAGACTAAGTGGACTTTAGGAGTGGCCAGAGAGTCGATCAACAGGAAGGGAGACATCACACTGACACCTCAGAATGGTTTCTGGACAATATGGTTGAGGAATGAAAATGAGTACAAAGCTCATGCTGACCCTGCAGTCCGTCTCTCTCTGAAGTCTCGGCCTGAGAAGGTGGGGGTGTTTGTGGATTATGAGGAGGGTCTGGTCTCCTTTTATGACGTTGATGCTGCAGCTCTTCTCTACTCCTTTACTGGCTGCTGCTTCACTGAGAAACTCTACCCATACTTCAGTCCTTGTAATAATGATGCTGGTAAAAACTCTGCCCCTCTGATCATCTCTCCTGTCAACCACACTGAGTAG
- the LOC131973249 gene encoding E3 ubiquitin-protein ligase TRIM39-like isoform X2, whose amino-acid sequence MSAAASCLLTEDQFLCCICLDVFTDPVSTPCGHNFCKTCITKHWDVNVPYQCPNCKKVFYTRPELQVNTFISEVAAQFRQSAQQKASSSSSEQQVTKPGEVPCDICTGTKLKALKSCLVCLESYCETHLEPHLTRSALKRHQLIDPVENLEGRMCPKHDKLLELFCKTDQTCVCMLCTVLNHKTHDVVPLKEEYEGKKAELGKTDAEIQQMIQKRRLKIEEIKHSVELSKEDADRETADGVQVFTALKESVERSQAELIDTIKEKQRKTEKQAEGFIKELEQEISELKKRSTEVKQLSQSEDHLHLLQSFTSLNAAPPTKDWTEVTVHPPSYEGTVVRAVNQLEETLSKQMTKLFEAELKRVQQSAVDLTLDPDTAQTNLILSDDGKQVKHGDVRKKLPDSPERFDYCACVLAKQSFSSGRFYYEVQVKGKTKWTLGVARESINRKGDITLTPQNGFWTIWLRNENEYKAHADPAVRLSLKSRPEKVGVFVDYEEGLVSFYDVDAAALLYSFTGCCFTEKLYPYFSPCNNDAGKNSAPLIISPVNHTE is encoded by the coding sequence atgtctgctgctgccagctgtCTGCTGACTGAAGATCAGTTTCTGTGCTGCATCTGTCTGGATGTGTTCACTGATCCAGTCAGCACTCCATGTGGACACAACTTCTGCAAAACCTGCATCACTAAACACTGGGATGTTAATGTCCCATATCAGTGTCCCAACTGTAAAAAGGTTTTCTACACAAGACCTGAGCTGCAGGTGAATACTTTCATCTCTGAGGTGGCTGCTCAGTTCAGACAGTCAGCTCAACAgaaagccagcagcagcagctcagagcagcAAGTTACTAAACCAGGAGAAGTTCCCTGTGACATCTGCACTGGAACCAAACTGAAGGCCCTGAAGTCCTGCCTGGTGTGTCTGGAGTCCTACTGTGAGACTCACCTGGAGCCTCATCTGACAAGGTCGGCTCTAAAAAGACATCAGCTGATCGACCCTGTGGAGAACCTGGAAGGCAGGATGTGTCCGAAGCACGATAAACTGCTGGAGCTGTTCTGTAAGACCGACCAGACGTGTGTCTGCATGCTCTGCACTGTTTTAAACCACAAGACACACGATGTTGTTCCTCTGAAAGAAGAATATGAAGGAAAGAAGGCCGAGCTGGGGAAGACAGACGCAGAAATtcagcagatgatccagaagagACGATTGAAGATTGAAGAGATCAAACACTCAGTGGAGCTCAGTAAGGaagatgcagacagagagacagcagatgGTGTTCAGGTCTTCACCGCTCTGAAGGAGTCTGTTGAGAGAAGCCAGGCCGAGCTCATCGACACGatcaaagagaagcagagaaagacagagaaacaggctgaagGCTTCATCAAAGAGCTGGAACAGGAAATCTCTGAGCTGAAGAAGAGAAGCACTGAGGTGAAGCAGCTCTCACAGTCTGaagaccacctccacctcctccaaagCTTCACCTCCCTGAACGCTGCTCCACCCACCAAAGACTGGACAGAAGTCACCGTCCATCCACCTTCATATGAGGGGACTGTGGTGAGAGCTGTGAATCAGCTGGAGGAGACGCTCAGTAAACAGATGACGAAGCTGTTTGAGGCTGAGCTGAAGAGGGTCCAGCAGTCTGCAGTGGATCTGACACTCGATCCTGATACAGCACAAACCAACCTCATCCTGTCTGATGAtggaaaacaagtgaaacatgGTGATGTAAGGAAGAAACTCCCAGACAGCCCAGAGAGATTTGATTATTGTGCCTGTGTCTTAGCAAAGCAGAGTTTCTCTTCAGGAAGATTTTACTACGAGGTTCAGGTTAAAGGGAAGACTAAGTGGACTTTAGGAGTGGCCAGAGAGTCGATCAACAGGAAGGGAGACATCACACTGACACCTCAGAATGGTTTCTGGACAATATGGTTGAGGAATGAAAATGAGTACAAAGCTCATGCTGACCCTGCAGTCCGTCTCTCTCTGAAGTCTCGGCCTGAGAAGGTGGGGGTGTTTGTGGATTATGAGGAGGGTCTGGTCTCCTTTTATGACGTTGATGCTGCAGCTCTTCTCTACTCCTTTACTGGCTGCTGCTTCACTGAGAAACTCTACCCATACTTCAGTCCTTGTAATAATGATGCTGGTAAAAACTCTGCCCCTCTGATCATCTCTCCTGTCAACCACACTGAGTAG